In the genome of Dyadobacter fermentans DSM 18053, the window CGGAATAAGTGGCCAAGCACCAGCAGGCATGGTTACACCTAATGGACAACCAGCAGATATGAAAAATGCCAACGGCTTTTTCCCGTTGGATAATATTTGACTTAGGAAATTTATTTGTTTTGAAGGATCATGAAAGATTTGCATTGTGAATTGGGAGGGTTTGAATTCTACAATACAATTACTTAAATAAATTTATTTATCTAAAATATTTAACAAAAAATATTGACGACGTAATGTTTGTGGTAGCGAAATAAGCCAGTAGCTCTGTACGCTGCCATTAATTGATCCTAATAATTCTCACATCTCTGGACAACCTACGATACCTACTTTGGCATGGGTCATTAGATATGTTTATGGCCCCTCAATCAACCGCTCCAACCGCCCCATCATCTCATCCTTCTCCTTCAACATCCGCTCGTACAAAGCAATCTTCTCTTCATGAAGCTGCATTAATTTATCAATAGGATGAAAAGTCGGGTTGTTGTTAACCGCATTCAACATAGCATTGTCATTGAATGTATTAGAAATCACATTCACCGCCTTTTCCTCATCAAAATTCCGAATCGCTTCCACAGGTATTTTCAGTATCGCCGCTACTTGTTCCAAAATGTCGGAATCGATCTTTTCGCGCTGTTCGAGCGTGGAGATTCTTTGCTGGTTCCAATCGCTGCCGAGCTCGAAGGCGAGCATGTCCTGTTTGATTCCGAGCATTTCGCGGAACCGTTTCACGTTGCGGCCTTCGTGGATCTTCGGGTTGGAGGTAGTATGTGTCATACCGGGGCTATTTCGTTGAAAAGGCAATTTATATAAATCCATCGGGAAGTGTTCCGGTAATTTACAGGTATTTCGGCGTAAGTTACGCGGCCCGCGGGTTGGGTACGGGTTGCAGGAATGCGTGCTTTACGGAAAACGTAAATGCACGGTTTGTGCCACACTTCTTACACCCACAAAATGAGCACAGAAACACACTCTATCGAATGCACGGATGCGATGTTGCGGGCCTATGGCCGCGAGGTAGGCAAGCTCCTGAGCAGCAGCAGTGCCGAATGCTGGCGGGACGAACTCTGGACGATCTTCACCGGCTACATCATCTCCCTCAAAGAACAAGGCCCCGCGCCGGAGCTTTGCGATACGTACTTTTCGTTTAAGGAGCTGATTGCGTTTTTTGAGAATGTGGAGCGGATTGGGAGTGGGGAGGGGGAGAACGCAATGTAACGGCGACTGCCCTCACCTGCTGTCAGGCAACGGGTTCTCTGTCCAGGTCGCTATACGGATAATACCCGGCTTCTTTCAGCTTTTGCAGCAATTCGGACGTTCCGTTTTCCCTCGCGAAGTCCAGCTCGCTTGCAAAAACGGTAATGCACAGGAGCAAATGGTGTTTTCGGGTGCCGACTATAAGTTCCTTGTTGTCGGGTTCGTAGAGGTCCAATACAACATATGTGTTTTCCTCGTCGTCTCCATTGGGCACTTCGCAGGTTTCACCTGGATTCAGCACTGCTTCTTGTGAGAAAAGGCCGATGGTCGTGAAAATATGGCAAACTTCTCGCTCTATTAGATCGAAAGGTGTCGGCATTTCTTTGCCGGAATCATAACTGAGTTTGGTAAAAGCTACCAGCTCGTAGGTCCCGAAGCGGTTGCGCCGTGGGCCGTTCCCATCCGGATCAAAAGCTCCATCGTTGCAAAGCCGGTGCCCGGAATGTGGTTCGGGAAGTAGTACATATCCACCGCCCCGCCTACTGCAAAAGGGATTATTGCATGTCCGACAATATCATGCATTTTGCCGAGCACGTTTTCGAGGCCTTTTCGCTTAGCCTCGTAGTCTGCCTCAAATTCTTCCTCGCTAAATTCTCTCGGGGGCAGGTTGTCTTGTTTTTTGAAAAGGTTTTTGACAAAATTCAGCATATGATTTTTAAGGAGGGAAGTTGCTAGTCCAATTTTCGAGAATGTGGAGCGGATTGGGAGAGAGGAGCCGCTATTCAGGCTTGACGTGCGTGATTTTGCCATCTCTCATGACCACGAGCACGCTGTTTTTCTGCTTCTTGTATTCGATGAGTTTTTCGTAGGCCTTGTCCAGGCCGGCAAGAAGCTTGTCTCGTAATTCCATTTGCTCTTTAACCGTGGTCATAATAGCTCTTTAATTGAGTGAATTTATGATCTTCAAGAATGTTCATGCCACCGTCCACTGTCTTCTGTGCGAGTAAGTGGCGCTTGCCCCAAGAGTTATCGAAGATGAACGCGCCGTCCACAATCGGTAGGTAAATATCGAACAAATTTCTGATTCCTTTAAAATACCTTCGTTCGATTACTTGGGGTTCAATGTTATGGCCGCCTTCCGACACTCTGATTCTGACACGTTCCTTGGCTAACTCGACATTTTCCAGCCAGAAAAAGATTAATGTCGCGGTGTATCCTTGCCGCTTTGCTTCTTCGATCTTGGATTTGTAGCTCCTGGTCGCCAGCGTTGTTTCAAACGCAAAGCTTTCGTCACTTTTCAGCAGGTCGTTAATGCGGTTCAGCATAATACGCCCGGCTTCGAAGGCTACTTTTTCGGGTTGAAAGGGAGATATACCTTTGGCGATTTCATCCGCATTGACGAACTCTTTACATTCAATAATTTCGGGCAAAATGGTGAAGGAGGCGGTGGTTTTACCTGCTCCATTGCATCCGGCTATGATGTAAAGGTTCTTGTTTGGCATAAGCGTGTCGCGTCCATCAGTGGCGTCGTAAATAATCACTTTTCACGAAAACAGTCAATAAATAATTACTTTTCACAAGAAATAAGTGTTTTTCACAAATGAACCAGCCGATCCGCTACATCATTGCCATCCGCCCGCCCGCAGCCATTATCGCCGAGGTGAAAGAAATGAAGCTGGCTTTGAAGAAGGCCGTTGGCGGATTTTACAATAGCGTCAACTCAGAAGCGCATATCACACTTTTTGAGTTTTATGCTTATGATGAGCACTATCCGGCATTGCTTAACGAGTTAGCGAGGGTGGTAGGAATGCTAGCTTCTTTTGATCTGGAATTTCAAGGCTTTAATCACTTTGCTACCACTGGCGCATTTTACATTCAACTCACCAGCGAATCGTCAAAATCAGTTACCGAGCGGTGCATTCAATTCCGGCAAACATTAAGTCCCGAAATTCTAAATATCCACACCGAAGGCTGGACCGACATGTTCGCAACGCCGCATATGACCATCGGCCGGCGGCTGCGAGCGGATTGGATCGAAACAGCCTATTCACTGTTCGATCGGTTCGATGCAAAGTTCTGGTGCGATTCCCTCGCTGTGCGAAAGTTCAATGACGATCGAAAGCAGTTCGACGTCATTGCGGAGCTGCCGATGGCTGCGATGAGCTCATAACATAAAAACGGCGAACAGTTCCAGAACTGCCCGCCGTTTCCCGTAGTCATAAGACAACATTTATTTCCCGCCCTTCGCCTGCTTCAACGCCGACGTCGTCAGCCAATATTTAGCAATCATATTCGGCACCTCCCATTCCGGCAACTTCCCGGCTTTGAGATACCCCATATAAGCATTAGCCACCTGCGCGAAGTGCGATTCGTGGCCGGTATCGTATTTGGCATCGATCACGACTTCCCAACCCGCAGCAGTCTTTTTCAGATCCACTCCGGGATACTTATCCTGCACGGATTTAAATGCAGCCGCCACCGCATCTTCGTATGCTTTCGATTTATCCGTAGTTTCAATATAAAGCACAGGCTTGTACTTCTGCTCCTTGCCCTGGCGGACGATCAGGTTGGCTTTCGAGCCTTTCATGATCGAGTAATGCGTGTCGCCGGTGCCTTCGGGGGCCTGGAAGTTCCAGATCACGGATACTTTCGCGTGCACGCCTTTGAGGGTGTAGTTCAGTTCGCCGTTGGAATACACATTCAGCAAAGTGTCCTTAATGTCCTTTTTGAGGAAGTCAGGGTAGGTTTCGCTTTTGGTGACGAGCTTGAACTGCGAGGGCGTGAGTTGGGTCGCGGTGCGTTTCGTCGAGAGGAGTTGAATGTCCTTTTGATAATCGAGGGATACATTCGGGAAGCAGCTCCATTGCACGAGGTCCACGAGGTGGGTCGTCACGTCTACCATGCCTTCGCCTTGCTGGTTTACATCAAAAAACCAGGTAGGACGTACCAGCGGCTCGCCGGAAATGTATTTGAAGAAGTGGTGAACACTTTCTTTCGATACGGCCGGGTTTTCAGGCGTACCTTTTTGCAGTTCGCCGAAGATCTCGGGCAGCAATGCGAGTTCGCGTTGCAGGGTGTTGGTGATCTCGTAACGCTCGGTCATGATGTCGTACAGGAGCACCTTGTTTTTGTCGGCGCTGGCGAATGCTTCTTTCAGCTTGTCGAAGCCCGCCGCGTCGATCGCCATCGGTTTGTCGGCGAGGACGTTCAGGCCTGCGTCGACGGATCTTTTGATGAAATCGGTCTTTTTCTGGTTGTTGCCGGCCAGTACCACCACATTGCCTTTTTTCTCCGAAATCATTTTTTCAAAGAAATCGGAGCCGGTGTAAACCTCCTCCTTCCAATGCGTCGGCGCTTCGGGGCGGGTGTTGTATTTCTCCACCTTGTCGAGGTAAGCCTTCACATCCGGGCCTTCGGACGCGTACACGTGCACGACCGAATCCACATCGTCATACATCGATTTCTGAACCAGCGCCGCATGGAAGTGGCCGGGTTCCACCACGATCAGGCTCAGCGGTTTCTTCTCCTCATTCTTGGCCTCCTCTTTCTTCGAATTACATCCCTGATTGAATACCATTGCGCTCAATAAAGCGATTGTCAAGAGTTCTTTTCTCATTTGAATGGGTTGAGGTAATACATTGCAAGATAGCTCCGGTGCGGAACTATGCCTGCGAGTATGACGAAATTTCTTTGAGCTTCCCTGAACTCGCCTGGTCAATGAACAAGATCGCGTGCGGATGCTTGCGGAGGATGGTCGACGGGTAGGCTTCCTCGATGTCCTCGGCCACGGTGTGGTAAATGGCCTGCGCCTTTTTCTCGCCGGGCACGATGCAGAAGGCATATTTGGCCTTCATGAGCGTCGGAATGGTGAGGGTCAATGCGGTTTGCGGCACTTCGGCGAAGGTGTCGAAGCATTCGTCGTTTACTTGCTGCTGGCGGCAGGCGTCGTCGAGCTCCACGACTTTCACTTCCAATGGATCATCGAAAAACGCCACATGCGGGTCGTTGAATGCCAAATGCCCATTCTCGCCGATCCCGAGGCACACAATGTCGATAGGGTTTTCGCGGAGCAGTTTCGCATACCGGTCGCATTCCTGCTGCGGATCGGTAGCGTTACCGTCGAGATACGAAACCGAGCGCACGGGCACGTGGTCGAACAACCGTACTTTCAGGAAATACCCGAAGTTCTGCGGCGCATCGGCGGCGATGCCGATGTATTCGTCCATGTGAAACGCATTGATTTTCTCCCATTGAATGACCGGCTCGTCCTTCAACGTCGCCAGAAACTCGTTCTGCGAAGGCGCCGAGGCGAAGATGATGTTTACAAACTCTTGGGTATCCTGAATCTCCCGGATCTTGTCCGCCACGGCCTTGGCCGCAGCTTCGCCCATTTGCTGGCGGGTTTCGGAGATATTGATTTCCAGTTGGTCGACTTTCATTTTTTTGTGGTAGGTTAAATTTGGGGTATAGCGTTATGGAAAATGGTTTTTCCCTTGATAATCGTCCTTTTAATGCGGACGTCGGCGTCGAAGATCACGATATCGGCGTCTTTGCCCGCTACTAATGTGCCCTTGCGGTCGTGTACGCCCATAATGCGGGCGGGCGTTGCGCTGGCCATGCGCACGGCGTCGAGCAGCGAC includes:
- a CDS encoding 2'-5' RNA ligase family protein — encoded protein: MNQPIRYIIAIRPPAAIIAEVKEMKLALKKAVGGFYNSVNSEAHITLFEFYAYDEHYPALLNELARVVGMLASFDLEFQGFNHFATTGAFYIQLTSESSKSVTERCIQFRQTLSPEILNIHTEGWTDMFATPHMTIGRRLRADWIETAYSLFDRFDAKFWCDSLAVRKFNDDRKQFDVIAELPMAAMSS
- a CDS encoding putative oxidoreductase C-terminal domain-containing protein — translated: MRKELLTIALLSAMVFNQGCNSKKEEAKNEEKKPLSLIVVEPGHFHAALVQKSMYDDVDSVVHVYASEGPDVKAYLDKVEKYNTRPEAPTHWKEEVYTGSDFFEKMISEKKGNVVVLAGNNQKKTDFIKRSVDAGLNVLADKPMAIDAAGFDKLKEAFASADKNKVLLYDIMTERYEITNTLQRELALLPEIFGELQKGTPENPAVSKESVHHFFKYISGEPLVRPTWFFDVNQQGEGMVDVTTHLVDLVQWSCFPNVSLDYQKDIQLLSTKRTATQLTPSQFKLVTKSETYPDFLKKDIKDTLLNVYSNGELNYTLKGVHAKVSVIWNFQAPEGTGDTHYSIMKGSKANLIVRQGKEQKYKPVLYIETTDKSKAYEDAVAAAFKSVQDKYPGVDLKKTAAGWEVVIDAKYDTGHESHFAQVANAYMGYLKAGKLPEWEVPNMIAKYWLTTSALKQAKGGK
- a CDS encoding zeta toxin family protein, which encodes MIIYDATDGRDTLMPNKNLYIIAGCNGAGKTTASFTILPEIIECKEFVNADEIAKGISPFQPEKVAFEAGRIMLNRINDLLKSDESFAFETTLATRSYKSKIEEAKRQGYTATLIFFWLENVELAKERVRIRVSEGGHNIEPQVIERRYFKGIRNLFDIYLPIVDGAFIFDNSWGKRHLLAQKTVDGGMNILEDHKFTQLKSYYDHG
- a CDS encoding glucosamine-6-phosphate deaminase, whose translation is MKVDQLEINISETRQQMGEAAAKAVADKIREIQDTQEFVNIIFASAPSQNEFLATLKDEPVIQWEKINAFHMDEYIGIAADAPQNFGYFLKVRLFDHVPVRSVSYLDGNATDPQQECDRYAKLLRENPIDIVCLGIGENGHLAFNDPHVAFFDDPLEVKVVELDDACRQQQVNDECFDTFAEVPQTALTLTIPTLMKAKYAFCIVPGEKKAQAIYHTVAEDIEEAYPSTILRKHPHAILFIDQASSGKLKEISSYSQA
- a CDS encoding suppressor of fused domain protein; its protein translation is MPTPFDLIEREVCHIFTTIGLFSQEAVLNPGETCEVPNGDDEENTYVVLDLYEPDNKELIVGTRKHHLLLCITVFASELDFARENGTSELLQKLKEAGYYPYSDLDREPVA
- a CDS encoding helix-turn-helix domain-containing protein, yielding MTHTTSNPKIHEGRNVKRFREMLGIKQDMLAFELGSDWNQQRISTLEQREKIDSDILEQVAAILKIPVEAIRNFDEEKAVNVISNTFNDNAMLNAVNNNPTFHPIDKLMQLHEEKIALYERMLKEKDEMMGRLERLIEGP